One Ricinus communis isolate WT05 ecotype wild-type chromosome 2, ASM1957865v1, whole genome shotgun sequence DNA segment encodes these proteins:
- the LOC112536061 gene encoding uncharacterized protein LOC112536061: MLHGNRLTWDVFKAEFCREYLTNAFKVERQNEFVTLKQGSMTMREHVDRFEDLYKYASDIFPTETQKCYRFKEGLQIVLKNELSLYEGQHFRGWVEKAIEKEKLREEIEQESKLKASVWIRKQKGFNTGASTSQQRSEIGGPRGSIGPWTWHIRRDCPNWAQFGTSAGRGVQSRTSRGGRTFGFGIGMGRGLGAGVSREGGASTLTHLTRPVYTERPLVQPRVQLIHLLHHHSHHVSKERSVMDDGLVVDMPVGESMVFDVIIGMDVLTKYQAMIDCYKKKVEFQMPTSGKIVFRGERGLEHYSMVSALTARRMMRKGCEAFLAYVIDTKKEAQKLDSIPVVNKFTNVFPEDLQGLAPDREIKFSVDL, encoded by the exons ATGTTGCATGGGAATCGGTTGACATGGGATGTATTCAAGGCAGAATTTTGTAGGGAATATTTGACTAATGCATTCAAAGTAGAGAGGCAAAATGAGTTTGTTACCTTAAAACAAGGAAGTATGACTATGCGGGAACATGTTGATAGATTTGaagatttatataaatatgcttCTGACATCTTTCCAACTGAGACTCAAAAGTGCTACAGATTCAAGGAGGGCTTACAAATAGTGCTGAAGAATGAGTTATCACTCTATGAAGGCCAGCATTTTAGAGGCTGGGTTGAGAAGgcaatagagaaagaaaaactgaGGGAGGAAATAGAGCAAGAAAGCAAATTAAAGGCCTCAGTTTGGATAAGGAAGCAAAAGGGATTCAATACGGGAGCTAGTACATCTCAACAAAGATCAGAGATAGGAGGACCTAGAGGTAGTATAGGACCTTGGACTTG GCATATTAGGAGGGATTGTCCTAATTGGGCACAGTTTGGTACTAGTGCTGGTAGAGGAGTTCAAAGCAGAACTAGTAGAGGAGGTAGGACTTTTGGCTTTGGTATAGGTATGGGTAGAGGTTTAGGAGCCGGTGTTAGTAGAGAGGGTGGTGCATCTACATTGACTCACCTTACTCGGCCTGTATATACAGAGAGACCTTTAGTGCAACCTAGA GTGCAACTCATTCATTTATTGCATCATCATTCACATCATGTATCGAAAGAAAGGAGTGTGATGGACGACGGTTTGGTTGTAGATATGCCAGTAGGTGAATCAATG GTGTTTGATGTGATCATTGGCATGGATGTCTTAACCAAATATCAAGCAATGATTGATTGCTATAAGAAGAAGGTAGAGTTCCAGATGCCTACTAGTGGTAAAATTGTGTTTAGAGGTGAAAGGGGTTTAGAgcattatagtatggtttcaGCACTCACAGCTAGAAGAATGATGAGAAAGGGGTGTGAAGCATTCTTGGCATATGTCATTGATACAAAAAAAGAGGCACAAAAGCTTGACAGTATTCCAGTGGTGAATAAGTTTACAAATGTATTTCCTGAAGATCTTCAGGGATTGGCACCTGATAGAGAGATTAAGTTCAGTGTTGATTTGTAG